A single Natrinema pellirubrum DSM 15624 DNA region contains:
- a CDS encoding aminopeptidase, producing the protein MAALRAAAETAVRQCLALDTAESCAIVTDDKRERIGEALYEVAAEITDDAVIVRYPPGDTHGSEPPEPVAAAMAGADVVLAPTTKSLSHTRARTEANEAGARVATLPGITEDVFTTGLEADYESIAAHCESVREQVADADEIRVTTEAGTDITFGVAGRRWLSDTGIVHEPGEMSNLPAGEVFISPETADGTFVVDGTMRPHGLLEADQRLTFEVEDGLVTRISDDEIRETVAGAAEDVGDAAYNLAELGIGTNVAVTELVGSVLLDEKAGGTVHIAIGDDAGIGGDTDAPIHLDGILREPTVYADGEPIDLPTPTDA; encoded by the coding sequence ATGGCAGCACTTCGAGCGGCGGCGGAGACGGCCGTCCGCCAATGTCTGGCTCTCGACACGGCGGAGTCGTGTGCGATCGTCACTGACGACAAGCGCGAGCGGATCGGGGAGGCGCTCTACGAGGTAGCAGCGGAGATCACGGACGACGCCGTGATCGTCCGGTATCCGCCGGGCGACACGCACGGCAGCGAACCCCCCGAGCCCGTCGCGGCGGCGATGGCGGGAGCCGACGTAGTTCTGGCACCGACGACCAAGAGCCTGAGCCACACTCGCGCCCGGACCGAGGCCAACGAAGCCGGGGCGCGGGTCGCGACCCTGCCGGGGATCACCGAAGACGTGTTCACGACCGGACTCGAGGCCGATTACGAGTCGATCGCGGCTCATTGCGAGTCGGTCCGCGAGCAGGTCGCCGACGCCGACGAGATCCGGGTCACGACCGAAGCCGGGACCGACATCACCTTCGGCGTCGCCGGGCGGCGGTGGCTCTCGGACACCGGCATCGTCCACGAACCCGGCGAGATGTCGAACCTGCCCGCGGGCGAGGTCTTCATCAGCCCCGAGACCGCCGACGGCACCTTCGTCGTCGACGGGACGATGCGGCCCCACGGGCTGCTCGAGGCCGACCAGCGGCTCACCTTCGAGGTCGAGGACGGCCTCGTCACCCGCATCTCCGACGACGAGATCCGCGAGACAGTCGCGGGCGCGGCCGAAGACGTTGGTGACGCCGCGTACAACCTCGCGGAGCTGGGCATCGGGACGAACGTCGCGGTCACCGAACTCGTCGGCTCGGTCCTGCTGGACGAGAAGGCGGGCGGGACCGTCCACATCGCGATCGGCGACGACGCGGGGATCGGCGGCGACACGGACGCGCCGATCCACCTCGACGGCATCCTCCGCGAGCCGACCGTCTACGCCGACGGCGAGCCCATCGATCTGCCGACGCCGACCGACGCCTGA
- a CDS encoding protein-L-isoaspartate O-methyltransferase family protein, whose protein sequence is MDPAVLREDMVDGLESPPRDVLSDEDVAVAMRDVPRHAFVDDERTAYADRDHEALGTRVLAPSTVARLLQALSLESDQTVLIVGAGVGYTAAVTAEIVGETNVHAVDISRPLVVAARGNLAEAGYEGVLVDRRDGADGLPEYAPFDRILLEAAAVDPPRALLSQLTDRGRLVFPRGTQRQRLEAVSSDGAVDRFDPVSFDPLLVEGEQSGAVERNRTTREDRERAQRRAESRRGWEHDWIEWEDAGDGQSRRQSPR, encoded by the coding sequence ATGGATCCCGCGGTACTGCGCGAGGACATGGTCGACGGCCTCGAGTCCCCGCCTAGGGACGTACTGAGCGATGAGGACGTGGCCGTCGCGATGCGCGACGTCCCGCGTCACGCCTTCGTCGACGACGAGCGGACGGCCTACGCCGACCGCGACCACGAGGCGTTGGGGACGCGCGTCCTCGCCCCCAGCACCGTCGCCCGCCTGCTGCAAGCGCTGTCGCTCGAGTCCGACCAGACGGTGTTGATCGTCGGTGCCGGCGTCGGCTACACCGCCGCCGTGACGGCCGAGATCGTCGGCGAGACGAACGTCCACGCCGTCGACATCTCCCGCCCGTTAGTCGTCGCGGCTCGAGGCAACCTCGCCGAAGCGGGTTACGAGGGCGTCCTCGTCGACCGCCGCGACGGCGCGGACGGCCTCCCCGAGTACGCACCCTTCGACCGCATCCTGCTCGAAGCGGCCGCGGTCGATCCGCCGCGCGCGCTGCTCTCGCAGTTGACCGACCGCGGCCGGCTCGTCTTCCCCCGTGGCACTCAGCGCCAGCGTCTCGAGGCTGTCTCGAGCGACGGCGCGGTCGACCGGTTCGACCCGGTTTCGTTCGACCCGCTTCTCGTTGAGGGCGAGCAGTCCGGCGCGGTCGAGCGCAATCGGACGACTCGCGAGGACCGCGAGCGCGCCCAACGACGCGCCGAGTCCCGCCGGGGCTGGGAACACGACTGGATCGAGTGGGAGGACGCGGGCGACGGGCAGTCCCGACGACAATCGCCACGATAA
- a CDS encoding HVO_0476 family zinc finger protein — MSETPDRVPTPCPSCSPDLETVHEVLTEGGGTYTVRCSECSHVHKVQPDSEREVTIDVVVSQGGESFTANVTAPEDESIEVGDEFILETEEVLSTVRVTSVELDGHKRVEEAPADEIETVWTREVDNVAVNVTVHPQDGSKDDSRSITVQVPGDYEFEVGAVESFGDDEFEIDAFVVRGDAEGYRRDRFEEPGDTGFAKDIKRVYAYDEQSSAWSAW; from the coding sequence ATGAGCGAGACACCGGATCGGGTTCCGACGCCCTGTCCCTCCTGTTCGCCGGACCTCGAGACGGTCCACGAGGTACTGACGGAAGGCGGCGGCACCTACACCGTTCGTTGCAGCGAGTGCAGCCACGTCCACAAGGTCCAGCCCGACAGCGAGCGCGAGGTCACCATAGACGTCGTCGTCTCCCAGGGCGGCGAGTCCTTTACCGCGAACGTCACCGCGCCCGAAGACGAGTCGATCGAGGTCGGCGACGAGTTCATCCTCGAGACCGAGGAAGTCCTCTCGACGGTTCGCGTCACGAGCGTCGAACTCGACGGTCACAAGCGGGTCGAGGAGGCCCCCGCGGACGAGATCGAGACCGTCTGGACCCGCGAGGTCGACAACGTGGCGGTCAACGTCACCGTCCACCCACAGGACGGCTCGAAAGACGACAGCCGCTCCATTACGGTGCAGGTGCCCGGCGACTACGAGTTCGAGGTCGGCGCGGTCGAGTCGTTCGGCGACGACGAATTCGAGATCGACGCCTTCGTCGTCCGTGGCGACGCCGAGGGCTACCGCCGGGACCGCTTCGAGGAACCGGGCGACACCGGCTTCGCGAAGGACATCAAGCGCGTCTACGCCTACGACGAGCAAAGCAGCGCCTGGTCGGCCTGGTAG
- a CDS encoding LURP-one-related/scramblase family protein has translation MSDSRAYDIQGLELTDDRYTVEQGLVRNKYRALDSDGNTVLKGKQKMLKMKEEFPFVDGEGNEVFTVKAGGILDVAGNYVLTDARTGEDLVVLDNDYSLLQDTWTIRDATTEEKLAAIDSRGALVTLARAYVPFGGLIPHKYEITDRSGAHVGSISGRIGLRDRYDITIDDASSVPKEPVVAAAMVIDAIQDN, from the coding sequence ATGAGCGATTCGCGAGCGTACGACATTCAGGGTCTCGAACTGACCGACGACCGCTACACGGTCGAGCAGGGACTCGTCCGGAACAAGTACAGAGCCCTCGATAGCGACGGCAACACCGTTCTCAAGGGGAAGCAGAAGATGCTGAAGATGAAAGAGGAGTTCCCCTTCGTCGACGGCGAGGGCAACGAGGTCTTCACCGTGAAAGCCGGCGGGATCCTCGACGTCGCGGGCAACTACGTCCTCACCGACGCCCGGACCGGCGAGGACCTCGTGGTTCTGGACAACGACTACTCGCTGTTGCAGGACACGTGGACGATCCGCGACGCGACCACCGAGGAGAAACTGGCCGCGATCGATTCCCGTGGCGCACTGGTGACGCTGGCGCGGGCGTACGTCCCGTTCGGCGGCCTGATCCCACACAAATACGAGATCACGGACCGGTCGGGCGCACACGTCGGCTCGATCAGCGGGCGCATCGGGCTGCGCGACCGCTACGACATCACCATCGACGACGCGAGTTCGGTCCCGAAAGAGCCCGTCGTGGCCGCGGCGATGGTCATCGACGCGATTCAGGACAACTAA
- a CDS encoding bacterio-opsin activator domain-containing protein codes for MSQPITVLIVDNEPGFADLTGEMLERERESIVAEAATNGREALAVIERRDVDCIVSDYEMPEMTGLELLERVREDDPDLPFILFTGRGSEEIASEAIAAGVTQYRQKESGTKQYALLANQITNAVAQYRTETELRESERRYERTLTTLQETTRDLMRAETKDEIYRSAVETADEILEVAVAAAYAFEPTAGVLEHAASTGQSLELGDPETRFERGEGLVWDVFSEGESACYTDVTRGDGIEAVSRCEAIVPLGTHGVLVAGTEGTGGFDETMTELLHILGANTEAALDRAEREQLLRDHDRTLTQQNEELTRLNHTNEIVREINHGIAQASTRDEIEATVCDRLAETDRYRFAWIAASDDDPPVPAAWAGIDAAYIDRIRDDGERAPEIGLVRETLEGNGVRTVRDVLEADGWQSRRKEALTYGYQTVLGVPLVADERRYGALVVHVAGADSVGESEREVLAELGETIGHAIRSVERTRAMVTDSRLELELTVGDSRLLLNRLSDHAENAGPIRLEGVVDRGEDGVVLFVSAPATASLTDLEADWASIETLSVVSEGDDERLFELTVTSTPFLDVLRTYDVQIRMATAEDGTATVVLEVPQGVETRSLVEAIREEYPETELVAKRERTGTISARQLDTHLAERLTDKQLEALQAAHYSGFFEWPRESTGEDLADALDVSSPTYHYHLRAAERKLVSLAFDGSAN; via the coding sequence ATGTCACAACCGATCACCGTACTCATCGTCGATAACGAACCCGGATTCGCGGACCTCACCGGCGAGATGCTCGAGCGCGAACGCGAATCGATCGTCGCCGAGGCGGCGACGAACGGCCGGGAGGCGCTGGCAGTCATCGAGCGGCGGGACGTCGACTGTATCGTCAGCGACTACGAGATGCCGGAGATGACCGGCCTCGAGCTGTTGGAGCGGGTCCGCGAGGACGATCCGGATCTCCCCTTTATTCTCTTTACGGGGCGGGGATCGGAGGAGATCGCCAGCGAGGCGATCGCAGCGGGGGTCACCCAGTACCGCCAGAAAGAGTCGGGCACGAAGCAGTATGCCCTGCTGGCCAACCAGATCACGAACGCCGTCGCCCAGTACCGTACCGAGACGGAACTCCGGGAGAGCGAGCGCCGGTACGAGCGAACGCTGACGACGCTTCAGGAGACGACGCGGGACCTGATGCGGGCCGAGACCAAAGACGAAATCTACCGGTCGGCGGTCGAGACGGCAGACGAGATCCTCGAGGTAGCCGTCGCCGCGGCCTACGCGTTCGAGCCGACCGCGGGCGTTCTCGAACACGCGGCGTCGACGGGACAGTCACTGGAGTTGGGCGATCCCGAGACGCGCTTTGAGCGGGGCGAGGGGCTCGTCTGGGACGTGTTCTCCGAAGGGGAAAGTGCCTGTTACACGGACGTCACCCGCGGAGACGGCATCGAGGCGGTGAGTCGGTGCGAGGCGATCGTACCGCTTGGAACCCACGGCGTGTTAGTCGCGGGAACGGAGGGGACTGGCGGATTCGACGAGACGATGACGGAGCTGTTGCACATCCTGGGGGCCAACACGGAGGCCGCACTGGATCGCGCCGAGCGCGAGCAGTTGCTTCGGGACCACGACCGGACGTTGACCCAGCAAAACGAGGAGCTGACCCGACTCAATCACACGAACGAGATCGTCCGGGAGATCAATCACGGGATCGCACAGGCGTCGACACGGGACGAAATCGAAGCGACCGTTTGTGATCGGCTCGCCGAGACGGACCGGTATCGCTTCGCCTGGATCGCCGCGAGCGACGACGATCCGCCCGTCCCGGCTGCCTGGGCCGGTATCGACGCCGCCTACATCGACCGGATCCGTGACGACGGGGAGCGTGCGCCCGAGATCGGACTGGTCCGGGAGACGCTCGAGGGGAACGGCGTCCGAACGGTCCGGGACGTCCTCGAGGCCGACGGGTGGCAGTCGCGGCGCAAGGAGGCGTTGACCTACGGCTATCAGACGGTACTCGGGGTACCGTTGGTCGCCGACGAGCGCCGATACGGGGCCTTGGTGGTCCACGTCGCGGGGGCCGATTCGGTCGGCGAGAGCGAGCGCGAGGTCCTCGCCGAACTCGGGGAGACGATCGGCCACGCGATCCGATCGGTCGAACGGACCCGCGCGATGGTGACCGACAGCCGTCTCGAACTCGAACTCACGGTCGGTGACTCGCGGTTGTTGCTCAACCGCCTCTCCGACCACGCCGAGAACGCGGGACCGATCAGGCTCGAGGGCGTGGTCGATCGGGGTGAGGACGGCGTCGTGCTGTTCGTCAGCGCGCCGGCGACGGCGTCGTTGACCGACCTCGAAGCCGACTGGGCGTCGATCGAGACGCTGTCGGTCGTCTCCGAGGGCGACGACGAGCGGCTGTTCGAACTCACCGTCACGTCGACGCCGTTTCTCGACGTCTTGCGGACCTACGACGTCCAGATACGGATGGCGACGGCCGAGGACGGGACGGCGACGGTCGTCCTCGAGGTGCCACAGGGGGTCGAGACCCGGTCGCTGGTCGAGGCGATCAGGGAGGAGTATCCCGAGACGGAACTCGTGGCCAAACGCGAGCGGACGGGAACGATATCGGCGCGACAGCTCGATACGCATCTGGCCGAGCGACTCACCGACAAACAGTTGGAAGCGCTGCAGGCGGCCCACTACAGCGGGTTTTTCGAGTGGCCGCGCGAGAGTACCGGCGAGGATCTGGCGGACGCACTGGACGTGTCGTCGCCGACCTATCACTACCATCTCCGTGCGGCCGAACGAAAGCTCGTTTCGTTGGCGTTCGACGGAAGCGCTAACTGA
- a CDS encoding protein-L-isoaspartate(D-aspartate) O-methyltransferase — MSDSDEAARQRMVETVAARVDDDRVLAALGAVPRHEFVPPDRRESAYADRPLPIGDGQTISAPHMVAIMADLLAVEPGDRVLEIGTGCGYHAAVTAELIGDERVYSVEYSAELADRARERLADLGYDGVSVRVGDGREGWPDHAPYDAVYFTCAIAEFPAPVVEQVRPGGRLLAPVGTGRQTLVDATKRPDGSLERTERGGVRFVEMRGDSSH, encoded by the coding sequence ATGTCCGACAGCGACGAGGCCGCCCGCCAGCGGATGGTCGAGACCGTCGCGGCTCGCGTCGACGACGACCGCGTCCTCGCGGCTCTCGGGGCCGTTCCACGCCACGAGTTCGTCCCGCCGGACCGTCGCGAGAGCGCCTACGCCGATCGCCCGCTCCCGATCGGCGACGGCCAGACGATCAGCGCGCCACATATGGTCGCGATCATGGCCGACCTCCTCGCGGTCGAACCCGGCGACCGGGTCCTCGAGATCGGCACCGGCTGTGGCTATCACGCGGCCGTCACGGCAGAACTGATCGGCGACGAGCGCGTCTACAGCGTCGAGTACAGCGCCGAACTGGCCGACCGAGCCCGCGAGCGACTCGCCGATCTGGGCTACGACGGCGTCTCGGTCCGGGTCGGCGACGGCCGCGAGGGCTGGCCCGACCACGCGCCCTACGACGCCGTCTACTTCACCTGCGCGATCGCCGAGTTCCCGGCCCCGGTCGTCGAGCAGGTCCGGCCCGGCGGACGGCTGCTGGCCCCCGTCGGCACCGGCCGCCAGACGCTCGTCGACGCGACGAAACGCCCGGACGGCTCGCTCGAGCGGACCGAACGCGGCGGCGTCCGGTTCGTCGAGATGCGGGGCGATAGTAGCCACTGA